From Carya illinoinensis cultivar Pawnee chromosome 5, C.illinoinensisPawnee_v1, whole genome shotgun sequence, one genomic window encodes:
- the LOC122311944 gene encoding zinc finger protein SHOOT GRAVITROPISM 5-like, with protein sequence MLDCVVSSGAPSSSCDAFVSQENGVTNKRKRRPAGTPDPDAEVVSLSPKTLLESDRYVCEICNQGFQRDQNLQMHRRRHKVPWKLLKRETQEVKKRVFVCPEPSCLHHDPCHALGDLVGIKKHFRRKHSNHKQWVCQKCSKGYAVQSDYKAHLKTCGTRGHSCDCGRVFSRVESFIEHQDACTVRQARPEIQTPQPAACSSRTASSTSPSSDTNNFSATPLPRMPLDPIFLCSERQKSFSSTSEQKHNLELQLLHSSNALSLPNPDDTYATHLKLSIGSCNGVEKNGKQSTPDTSRSSLGDNSENERSLEVKRLKEFAKEELKLAMTEKAYAEEARREARRQIEIAELEFTNAKRIRQNAQDELEKAQLLKDQATKKISSIMLEITCQGCKQKFNASTINLPPSDETSLAVSYMSSATTEGEGE encoded by the exons ATGTTAGATTGTGTTGTTTCTTCTGGTGCTCCATCTTCTTCTTGTGATGCATTTGTTTCCCAAGAAAATGGAGTcactaacaaaagaaaaagaagaccaGCAGGCACACCGG ATCCAGATGCCGAGgtcgtctctctctcccctaaAACCTTATTGGAATCAGACCGTTATGTGTGTGAGATCTGCAACCAAGGGTTCCAGAGGGACCAGAATTTGCAGATGCATAGACGAAGGCACAAAGTTCCGTGGAAGTTGCTTAAGAGGGAGACACAGGAGGTGAAGAAGAGGGTTTTTGTATGCCCGGAGCCTAGCTGTTTGCACCATGACCCATGCCACGCCCTTGGAGATCTTGTAGGAATCAAGAAGCATTTCAGAAGGAAGCACAGCAATCACAAGCAGTGGGTGTGTCAGAAATGCTCCAAGGGATATGCTGTGCAATCCGATTACAAAGCTCACCTCAAAACCTGTGGTACTAGAGGCCATTCGTGTGACTGTGGCCGTGTGTTTTCCAG AGTAGAAAGTTTCATTGAGCACCAAGACGCTTGCACGGTCCGGCAGGCTCGGCCTGAAATACAGACACCACAGCCAGCGGCTTGCTCATCTCGAACGGCGTCAAGCACTAGCCCATCAAGTGACACCAACAATTTCAGCGCAACCCCATTGCCTAGAATGCCGCTGGATCCCATTTTCTTATGCTCGGAGAGGCAAAAAAGCTTCTCCTCCACATCCGAACAGAAACACAATTTGGAACTTCAACTCCTGCATTCATCTAATGCCCTCTCCTTGCCAAATCCGGACGACACTTACGCGACCCATTTGAAGCTTTCAATAGGATCATGTAATGGTGTCGAGAAAAATGGAAAGCAGTCTACTCCGGATACGAGCAGAAGCTCGCTTGGCGATAATAGTGAGAATGAACGCTCATTGGAAGTGAAAAGGTTGAAAGAATTTGCAAAGGAGGAGCTAAAGTTGGCCATGACTGAAAAGGCCTACGCCGAGGAAGCTAGGCGAGAAGCCAGGAGACAAATTGAGATAGCCGAGCTTGAGTTTACAAATGCCAAAAGGATAAGGCAAAACGCGCAGGATGAACTCGAGAAGGCTCAGCTTCTGAAAGATCAAGCCACCAAGAAAATCAGCTCCATCATGTTGGAAATCACTTGCCAGGGTTGTAAGCAAAAATTCAACGCATCTACGATTAATTTGCCACCGTCTGATGAGACCTCGCTTGCTGTGAGTTATATGTCCTCAGCCACAACAGAAGGGGAAGGAGAATGA